A genome region from Cervus elaphus chromosome 18, mCerEla1.1, whole genome shotgun sequence includes the following:
- the TMEM140 gene encoding transmembrane protein 140, with amino-acid sequence MKMIVLKSKRRSQLLFLSTMALTITVICLLFFALLWKAGNLVDLPNLRVGFYNFCLWHEGAGALQCYQFPELEALGVPRVGLALARLGVYGALVLTLFVPLPLLLAWCNNNEGEWQLAMGFLATSSALLASGLGLFLTYTWKWLQLSLLGPGSLALGAAQALLILLLVATAVFPQRAEDRSWGAASSV; translated from the coding sequence ATGAAGATGATTGTCCTGAAGTCAAAGCGGCGGAGCCAGCTGCTGTTCCTCAGCACAATGGCCCTCACGATCACGGTCATCTGCCTGCTCTTCTTTGCTCTCCTCTGGAAGGCCGGCAACCTTGTGGACCTGCCCAACCTCAGGGTCGGCTTCTACAACTTCTGTCTCTGGCATGAGGGCGCCGGCGCCCTGCAGTGCTACCAGTTCCCGGAGCTGGAGGCCCTGGGCGTGCCTCGGGTGGGCCTGGCCCTGGCCAGGCTCGGCGTGTACGGCGCCCTGGTCCTCACCCTTTTCGTCCCCCTGCCTCTCCTCCTGGCCTGGTGCAACAACAACGAGGGGGAGTGGCAGCTGGCCATGGGCTTCCTGGCCACATCCTCCGCGCTGCTGGCCAGCGGCCTGGGCCTCTTCCTCACCTACACCTGGAAGTGGCTCCAGCTCTCCCTTCTGGGACCTGGGTCTCTAGCTCTGGGCGCTGCCCAGGCCTTGCTCATCCTCTTGCTTGTGGCCACAGCTGTGTTCCCTCAGAGGGCAGAGGACAGGAGCTGGGGAGCTGCTAGTTCCGTCTAA